One segment of Asterias rubens chromosome 2, eAstRub1.3, whole genome shotgun sequence DNA contains the following:
- the LOC117306962 gene encoding agrin-like produces MVPLGTYRYAVTMVILSFSLDGRWLAQADDSGRGRPGLLPPCGPCPAHLNQGAVCGSDGLTYQSHCRLRHTSCQQLNQRGQTGLRVAHTGACPPDSYQDFRDRSALCGLPCPPTKVYVCGDDGRTYRSKCHLRQAGCREKRLIRVASKGPCRRGELGINPPGGTVAGTLGGNYGGTGRGRGKPLEIEDESEEDDSTEREDGDGDDEDDDDYDDDDGDDDSEEDNNDVNPTYPAPNPPTMTSSGLTSRFTARPPLTTMAFPPFPGVPEATVPPIPNTPESTPRTTVPCPTSCPLETSYVCGTNGQTYNSECLLRSAACQAGDPGIQVAYIGPCIEPPHFPFFEDQNPALPRPEPTIVAEPTEAPRPVTAAMPDRPQRQSYCPSEDECSLLYLPVCGSDGVTYLSWCHLRVVACGNKVVVDSLSVVHMGECLEQGDNGCDESCSDQFDPVCGSDGMTYYSECNMGRIACLRDESKPEVRHQGSCDHQPLDCPESCPGINDPVCGTDGNSYPSLCLITMASCQSNIIDGQELQTAYRGLCVNEPCQKSCPTRSYTPLCGSNGQTYQNECFLWLDMCRHPQLVRFDENCNLAIP; encoded by the exons GATGATTCGG GAAGAGGTCGTCCGGGTCTTCTGCCGCCTTGCGGACCGTGCCCAGCCCATCTGAACCAGGGGGCGGTGTGTGGATCAGACGGTCTGACGTATCAGAGTCACTGCCGGCTTCGTCATACCTCGTGTCAGCAATTGAATCAGAGAGGCCAGACGGGACTACGTGTGGCACACACTGGGGCCTGCCCACCTGACTCATACCAAGATTTCCGGGATAGATCAG CGTTATGTGGGTTGCCTTGCCCACCAACCAAGGTATATGTTTGCGGCGACGACGGCCGTACATACCGGTCCAAATGTCATCTACGCCAGGCAGGTTGTCGGGAGAAACGGCTGATTAGAGTAGCCTCCAAGGGTCCTTGCCGTAGGGGCGAGTTGGGTATAAACCCGCCCGGAGGTACAGTGGCAGGCACTCTAGGGGGTAACTATGGCGGTACTGGAAGAGGTAGAGGTAAGCCATTAGAGATTGAGGATGAGAGTGAAGAGGATGACTCGACAGAAAGGGAAGATGGAGATGGAGATGATGAAGACGACGACGATTACGATGACGATGATGGGGATGACGACTCTGAAGAAGATAATAACG ATGTCAATCCAACTTATCCAGCACCAAATCCACCAACTATGACGTCATCTGGCTTGACATCAAGGTTTACAGCCAGACCCCCTCTGACAACAATGG CCTTTCCGCCTTTTCCAGGGGTCCCCGAGGCCACCGTGCCTCCCATCCCGAACACGCCGGAGTCAACGCCGCGAACGACGGTACCGTGTCCGACGAGCTGTCCGCTTGAAACGAGCTATGTGTGCGGCACGAATGGACAGACGTACAACTCTGAATGTCTCCTGCGATCAGCTGCGTGCCAGGCTGGCGACCCTGGTATACAG GTTGCGTACATCGGACCATGCATCGAACCACCGCACTTTCCCTTTTTTGAAGATCAAAATCCAGCCCTGCCAAGGCCAGAGCCCACTATTGTAGCAGAGCCAACTGAGGCACCAAGGCCCGTAACGGCAGCCATGCCCGACAGACCACAGCGTCAAAGCTATTGCCCCTCTGAAGACGAGTGTTCTTTGCTGTACCTGCCAGTCTGCGGTTCAGACGGCGTGACCTACCTCTCATGGTGCCACCTTAGGGTGGTCGCCTGCGGGAACAAGGTGGTGGTTGATTCACTCTCCGTGGTGCACATGGGAGAGTGTCTTGAGCAAGGGGACAACG GATGTGACGAATCCTGTTCAGACCAGTTTGATCCAGTTTGCGGCAGTGACGGCATGACTTATTACAGCGAGTGCAACATGGGACGCATAGCTTGCCTTCGGGACGAGAGCAAACCCGAAGTTCGTCATCAGGGATCATGTGACCATCAACCATTGG ATTGTCCAGAGAGCTGTCCAGGGATCAATGACCCCGTGTGTGGAACGGATGGGAACTCGTACCCATCCCTTTGTCTCATCACAATGGCATCATGTCAGTCCAATATTATTGACGGACAAGAACTTCAAACAGCGTATAGAGGGCTTTGCGTTAATG AACCATGCCAGAAGAGCTGTCCAACCAGGTCATACACCCCACTCTGTGGCTCCAATGGGCAGACTTATCAGAACGAGTGTTTCCTCTGGCTTGATATGTGCAGACATCCGCAGCTAGTACGATTTGACGAAAACTGCAATCTTGCTATCCCATAA